In one window of Arthrobacter pascens DNA:
- a CDS encoding TPM domain-containing protein, with protein MRSKFKRILAVIGLTGLLAAPAGIAWAESPVTIPSGTNIVDNANVLGGRKAEVQEAISKLLKDHKYNLYVVTVNSFENPAKPEDWGKAVATNKSMGKADVLLAISTAGQFYFATDASSAIRSKQSNISQNAVTANLAGGKKDYAQAAIDTAAAVGDAAGGGSGNVPSDSGAGTALLVGTGVVAAGGAGAYLYFRNRRKKAGQASSASYGPQGAELDPLASLTVEELRRKSGSLLIEADDAIKSSEQELMFAQAQYGDSAVGNFTKALAEAKAHMSESFKLQQQLDDHIPDTEEQQRSWLGEIIRRSKAALASLQEQKADFDSLRELEKNAPQALATVQAGAHEADAKIAKAEQSLTALRSKYADSALVQVADNITQAKERLAFVQNATATAEQKLAEGEASLAAVAVRASEESLHQTNVLLDAISKVSTSLDEARHGLEAAVVDTSQDLAQARALIQSGAHPELAGPVAGVESALGQVKAEMQGGKIDPIATLQRVETAHQALDQALTGIRDQQEQARRAQASLQQTIMSAQAQISATSDYITARRGGVGTEARTRLAESQRNLDYALSISRNDPVTALTYAQQAHALAAQAAQLAQADVDNFGGYANQGYGGGGMFGGGGGGGLGGAILGGILINSILNGGSGGGWGGGHSDGGGWGGGDSGGFGGGDFGGGEFGGGDSGSF; from the coding sequence ATGCGGTCAAAGTTCAAACGTATCCTCGCCGTGATCGGCCTGACCGGTTTGCTGGCGGCTCCCGCCGGTATCGCCTGGGCGGAGAGCCCGGTGACTATTCCCTCGGGAACGAACATTGTGGATAACGCCAATGTTCTGGGTGGCCGGAAAGCGGAGGTCCAGGAGGCCATCTCAAAGCTTCTGAAAGACCACAAGTACAACCTCTACGTGGTCACCGTGAACTCTTTTGAGAACCCCGCAAAGCCTGAAGACTGGGGCAAGGCCGTCGCGACAAACAAATCCATGGGTAAAGCCGACGTACTGTTGGCCATTTCGACCGCGGGTCAGTTCTATTTTGCGACTGACGCCTCAAGCGCCATCAGGTCCAAGCAGTCGAACATCAGCCAGAATGCCGTGACCGCAAATCTTGCCGGTGGCAAGAAGGACTACGCGCAGGCGGCCATTGATACTGCCGCGGCGGTGGGCGATGCTGCCGGAGGCGGGAGTGGCAATGTCCCGTCCGACAGTGGCGCAGGAACCGCGCTCCTTGTTGGAACCGGTGTGGTAGCCGCCGGAGGTGCCGGCGCGTACCTCTACTTCCGCAACAGGCGGAAAAAAGCGGGCCAGGCATCCAGCGCCAGCTACGGCCCCCAGGGTGCCGAGCTGGATCCGCTCGCTTCGCTCACGGTGGAGGAGCTCCGCCGCAAGAGCGGATCGCTGCTCATCGAAGCAGATGACGCCATCAAGTCCAGCGAGCAGGAACTGATGTTCGCCCAGGCCCAATACGGCGATTCCGCCGTCGGCAATTTCACCAAGGCATTGGCGGAAGCAAAAGCCCACATGTCCGAGTCGTTCAAACTCCAGCAACAACTGGACGACCACATTCCCGATACCGAAGAGCAGCAGCGCAGCTGGCTTGGCGAGATCATCCGCCGGTCCAAGGCCGCACTCGCTTCCCTGCAGGAACAAAAGGCCGATTTCGATTCCTTGCGCGAGCTGGAAAAGAACGCCCCTCAGGCACTTGCCACAGTCCAGGCCGGAGCGCACGAAGCCGACGCGAAGATCGCCAAAGCCGAACAGTCGCTCACCGCCCTCCGCTCCAAATATGCGGACAGCGCACTGGTTCAGGTCGCAGACAACATCACCCAGGCCAAGGAGCGCCTGGCCTTCGTCCAGAACGCCACAGCCACGGCGGAGCAGAAACTGGCTGAAGGCGAGGCCAGCCTCGCCGCTGTCGCCGTCCGTGCATCAGAAGAGAGCCTGCACCAGACCAACGTTCTCCTCGACGCCATTTCCAAGGTCTCCACCAGCCTGGATGAGGCGCGGCACGGCCTTGAGGCCGCCGTCGTGGATACCTCCCAGGATCTGGCGCAGGCACGGGCCCTGATCCAGTCCGGTGCCCACCCGGAGCTGGCCGGACCGGTGGCCGGGGTCGAGTCGGCCCTTGGCCAGGTCAAGGCCGAGATGCAGGGCGGGAAGATCGATCCCATCGCCACGCTGCAGCGCGTGGAAACAGCACATCAGGCACTGGACCAGGCGCTGACCGGGATCCGGGACCAGCAGGAACAGGCGCGCCGGGCCCAGGCTTCCCTGCAGCAGACCATCATGTCTGCCCAGGCCCAGATCAGCGCCACCTCGGACTACATCACGGCCCGCCGCGGCGGCGTGGGTACCGAGGCGCGCACCCGGCTGGCTGAGTCGCAGCGGAACCTGGACTACGCCCTCTCCATCTCCCGAAACGATCCTGTCACTGCCCTTACCTACGCCCAGCAGGCGCACGCCCTCGCCGCCCAGGCGGCGCAGCTCGCCCAGGCCGACGTCGACAACTTCGGCGGCTATGCCAACCAGGGCTACGGCGGCGGAGGCATGTTCGGCGGAGGCGGCGGAGGCGGCCTGGGCGGCGCCATCCTCGGTGGCATCCTCATCAACTCCATCCTCAACGGCGGCAGCGGCGGCGGCTGGGGCGGCGGCCACAGCGACGGCGGCGGCTGGGGCGGCGGAGATTCCGGCGGCTTCGGCGGAGGTGATTTTGGCGGAGGCGAGTTCGGCGGAGGCGACTCCGGAAGTTTCTGA
- a CDS encoding PspA/IM30 family protein translates to MVKQSIFGRIAQLAKANINSLLDNAEDPQKMLDQMVRDYTNNIAEAESAVAQTIGNLRMLEDDYNEDVKNARDWGNKALAASRKADEYRGTGHAADAEKFDNLAKVALQRQMSAENEAKGAEPSISSQREVVDKLKTGLDQMKGKLNELTSKRNELVARSKTAAAQSQVHDAIKSIDFMDPTSEVGRFEEKIRREEAKVRGQQELAESSLDAQFNQLEDLGEQVEIEARLAALKSGNAKPAIGASGASAASESTVEEADFDKL, encoded by the coding sequence ATGGTTAAGCAGTCCATTTTCGGCCGCATCGCGCAGCTTGCAAAGGCAAACATCAACTCGTTGCTGGATAACGCTGAGGATCCGCAGAAGATGCTGGACCAGATGGTCCGGGACTACACCAACAACATCGCCGAGGCTGAATCCGCCGTGGCGCAGACCATCGGCAACCTGCGTATGCTCGAAGACGACTACAACGAAGACGTAAAGAACGCCCGCGATTGGGGCAACAAGGCCCTCGCCGCATCGCGCAAGGCCGATGAATACCGCGGCACGGGCCACGCTGCAGATGCCGAGAAGTTCGACAACCTGGCCAAGGTGGCACTGCAGCGCCAGATGTCGGCCGAAAACGAAGCCAAGGGCGCCGAGCCGAGCATCTCCTCACAGCGTGAAGTCGTGGACAAGCTTAAGACCGGCCTTGACCAGATGAAGGGCAAGCTCAACGAGCTCACCAGCAAGCGCAACGAACTCGTCGCCCGTTCCAAGACGGCCGCTGCCCAGTCGCAGGTCCACGATGCCATCAAGAGCATCGACTTCATGGATCCCACATCCGAGGTGGGCCGGTTCGAAGAGAAGATCCGCCGGGAAGAGGCCAAGGTGCGGGGACAGCAGGAACTTGCCGAGTCCAGCCTCGATGCCCAGTTCAACCAGCTTGAGGATCTCGGCGAGCAGGTTGAAATCGAGGCACGCCTGGCCGCACTCAAGTCCGGCAACGCCAAGCCGGCTATCGGCGCTTCCGGCGCGTCAGCCGCTTCGGAATCAACCGTCGAGGAAGCTGATTTCGACAAGCTTTAG
- a CDS encoding trypsin-like peptidase domain-containing protein, translating to MTENPTPGAAPENRNPGQWQSPEAQDAHQPEARYGQNPTPSHNGVAGEGDHYAPAAGNEGPEARDSVTERLDRPQEPANPTRQLSDAPRPVYPPREPFYGQQNAQQNPGQYSYGQQDPGHHNSGQYNPGQQYAQYGAHSAGPVGHDGSGGIASNPANAPRRKASFGVGTLIASILAAGLVGGGVATVGSANLFGNGPSSPVSSSNQPGTVIVNNKDDVNAITAAALKASPSVVTISATSGSSGGTGSGIILDNDGHILTNTHVVTLDGQTASATIEVRTSDGKVIPAKVVGTDPLSDLAVIQVDNASGLTAATLGDSSKLNVGDTAIAIGSPLGLTGTVTDGIVSTLNRTISVASSAAPKNGDDSQGGDQGFQFAPPGGGRGQSTAGQGSISINVIQTDAAINPGNSGGALVNTKGEIIGVNVAIASAGSDSTSTQSGNIGVGFSIPINHAKRVAQEIIDNGKVSHGQLGVSVKDKSTSGSSSGFSVGADVATVEAGSAAAKAGIKVGDVVTKFNDLAISDPNQLTAAVREQPGGSTVKITVLRNGQEQTLDVTLGTAPDQ from the coding sequence ATGACTGAGAACCCAACGCCGGGTGCAGCGCCTGAGAACCGGAATCCGGGCCAATGGCAATCGCCGGAAGCGCAGGACGCTCACCAGCCGGAAGCACGGTACGGACAGAACCCCACGCCGTCGCACAACGGGGTCGCCGGGGAAGGGGATCACTACGCGCCTGCAGCCGGCAACGAGGGACCGGAGGCGCGCGATAGCGTGACCGAAAGGCTGGACCGCCCGCAGGAGCCTGCCAACCCTACCCGGCAACTCTCCGACGCCCCTCGTCCCGTCTACCCTCCCCGGGAACCGTTCTACGGGCAGCAGAACGCCCAGCAGAACCCCGGCCAGTACAGCTACGGCCAGCAGGACCCCGGGCACCACAATTCCGGACAGTACAACCCTGGCCAGCAGTACGCCCAGTACGGAGCTCATTCAGCGGGCCCTGTCGGTCACGACGGAAGCGGCGGCATTGCTTCCAATCCTGCCAATGCTCCTCGCCGGAAGGCCTCGTTCGGCGTCGGCACCCTGATTGCAAGCATCCTCGCTGCCGGCCTGGTGGGTGGCGGCGTGGCCACCGTGGGATCCGCCAACCTCTTCGGCAACGGCCCCTCGTCACCAGTAAGCAGCAGCAACCAGCCGGGCACCGTCATCGTCAACAACAAGGACGACGTCAATGCCATCACCGCCGCCGCCCTGAAGGCGTCCCCGAGCGTTGTCACCATCAGCGCGACAAGCGGCAGCTCCGGCGGCACCGGATCCGGCATCATCCTGGACAACGACGGCCATATCCTGACAAACACCCACGTGGTGACCCTGGACGGCCAGACGGCCAGCGCAACCATCGAGGTCCGGACCAGCGACGGCAAGGTCATCCCTGCCAAGGTCGTGGGCACCGATCCGCTGTCCGACCTCGCAGTTATCCAGGTGGATAACGCTTCAGGTCTGACGGCAGCCACCCTCGGTGATTCCTCCAAGCTCAACGTGGGGGATACCGCGATCGCCATTGGCTCGCCGCTGGGACTGACCGGCACAGTCACCGACGGCATTGTCTCTACCCTCAACCGCACCATCAGCGTCGCCTCCTCGGCCGCACCCAAAAACGGCGACGATTCCCAGGGCGGGGACCAGGGCTTCCAGTTCGCCCCTCCAGGCGGCGGACGGGGCCAGAGCACGGCCGGACAGGGCTCTATTTCCATCAACGTGATCCAGACCGATGCCGCCATTAACCCCGGCAACTCCGGCGGTGCGCTGGTCAACACCAAGGGCGAGATCATCGGCGTGAACGTGGCCATCGCCTCCGCGGGGTCCGACTCGACCTCGACCCAGAGCGGTAACATCGGCGTGGGATTCAGCATCCCGATCAATCATGCCAAGCGCGTTGCCCAGGAGATCATTGACAACGGCAAGGTGTCCCATGGCCAGCTGGGCGTGAGCGTGAAGGACAAGTCCACCTCGGGTTCATCATCCGGTTTCTCCGTGGGAGCGGATGTTGCCACCGTTGAAGCCGGTTCGGCCGCCGCTAAGGCAGGCATCAAGGTGGGAGACGTGGTGACCAAGTTCAACGACCTGGCCATCAGTGACCCCAACCAGTTGACGGCGGCTGTACGCGAGCAGCCCGGTGGATCCACGGTTAAGATCACTGTCCTGCGCAACGGCCAGGAGCAGACGCTGGACGTCACGCTGGGTACCGCTCCCGACCAGTAG
- a CDS encoding electron transfer flavoprotein subunit alpha/FixB family protein: MAKVLVFIDNPGDALKKSSLELLTLARSLGETVVALNGDLNSGVSDEFAEYGVTAVYRPSSQDLDNYLVAPKAAYLAAAVEAAGAGTVLLDNSPEGKEIAARLGIRLGAGVITDVVGVDADGTAHKSVLAGSYTTASRVTTPVAVLTVKANNVTPEPAASPSTPDAVTVEVPGDSIATAARITDRQQKTATGRPDLTDARIVVAGGRGLDGDFGPVEQLADALGAAVGASRAATDAGWISHDAQVGQTGKTVSPQLYISAGISGAIQQKAGMQTAKVIVAVNKDAESPVFEIADFGIIGDLFDVLPQATEEIKKRKG, encoded by the coding sequence ATGGCAAAAGTACTCGTATTCATTGACAACCCGGGCGACGCCCTGAAGAAGAGCAGTCTCGAGCTGCTGACGCTTGCACGTTCCCTGGGGGAGACTGTGGTGGCCCTGAACGGCGATCTCAACAGCGGCGTCTCGGACGAATTTGCGGAATATGGCGTCACCGCGGTTTACCGGCCGTCGTCCCAGGACCTGGACAACTACCTGGTGGCGCCCAAGGCGGCCTACCTGGCGGCAGCCGTGGAAGCTGCAGGTGCCGGCACAGTGCTCCTGGACAACTCGCCGGAGGGCAAGGAAATTGCCGCGAGGCTGGGGATCCGCTTGGGCGCAGGCGTCATTACGGATGTTGTGGGGGTCGACGCCGACGGGACGGCGCATAAATCAGTCCTGGCCGGCTCCTACACCACTGCCTCCAGGGTCACCACGCCGGTGGCCGTGCTGACGGTGAAGGCCAACAACGTGACGCCGGAGCCGGCGGCCAGTCCGAGCACCCCCGACGCCGTCACCGTTGAGGTACCGGGTGACAGCATTGCGACGGCTGCGCGCATCACCGACCGCCAGCAGAAAACCGCAACCGGCCGCCCGGACCTGACGGACGCACGGATTGTCGTGGCGGGCGGGCGGGGCCTCGACGGTGACTTCGGCCCGGTGGAACAGCTGGCAGATGCACTGGGTGCCGCCGTAGGCGCTTCCCGTGCCGCTACCGACGCCGGCTGGATCAGCCACGACGCCCAGGTCGGCCAGACAGGCAAGACCGTCTCCCCGCAGCTGTACATCTCGGCAGGCATCTCAGGGGCGATCCAGCAGAAGGCCGGCATGCAGACGGCGAAGGTCATTGTGGCCGTGAACAAGGACGCCGAATCACCCGTGTTCGAGATTGCCGACTTCGGCATCATCGGGGACCTTTTTGACGTCCTGCCCCAGGCCACGGAAGAGATCAAGAAGCGAAAAGGCTGA
- a CDS encoding cytochrome b/b6 domain-containing protein — MSTSTKKPGSAAGKRSRLYWGVPAALVVLVLVVLLARWMTGLPAVASFLADYPGHSELPGDAPVGFPAWLAWQHFLNAFFLLLIIRTGWQVRTTTRPSGHWTRNNKGLIKTKTPPTKITLELWFHLTLDALWILNGLVFAVLLFATGQWMRIVPTSWDVVPNALSAALQYVSLNWPTENGWVNYNALQLLTYFATVFIAAPLAFISGIRTSSVWPKKATGLNKAYPIELARAIHFPVMIYFVAFIVVHVFLVLATGALRNLNHMYGPSDDAGWFGFWVFVASVAVMVAAWFLARPIFLRPIASLMGKVSR, encoded by the coding sequence ATGTCCACATCCACAAAGAAGCCTGGGTCCGCGGCAGGCAAGCGGTCAAGACTCTATTGGGGTGTCCCTGCCGCTCTGGTGGTGCTGGTGCTCGTGGTGCTTCTGGCCAGGTGGATGACCGGACTTCCGGCTGTGGCCTCTTTTCTTGCCGACTATCCGGGCCACTCGGAGCTCCCGGGGGACGCGCCGGTGGGTTTTCCGGCGTGGTTGGCGTGGCAGCATTTCCTGAATGCTTTCTTCCTGCTCCTCATCATCCGGACCGGCTGGCAGGTGCGCACCACCACCCGCCCCAGCGGGCACTGGACGCGCAATAACAAGGGCCTGATCAAGACGAAGACGCCGCCCACCAAGATCACCCTTGAGCTCTGGTTCCACCTGACGCTGGATGCGTTGTGGATCCTCAACGGGCTGGTTTTCGCAGTCCTGCTGTTCGCGACCGGGCAGTGGATGCGGATCGTCCCTACGAGCTGGGATGTTGTCCCCAATGCCTTGTCAGCCGCGCTTCAGTACGTATCCCTCAACTGGCCCACTGAGAACGGCTGGGTCAACTACAACGCGCTCCAGCTGCTCACGTATTTCGCCACGGTCTTCATTGCCGCACCGCTTGCCTTCATCTCCGGCATCCGGACCTCCTCCGTCTGGCCGAAGAAAGCAACGGGCCTGAACAAGGCTTACCCGATTGAACTGGCGCGGGCCATCCATTTCCCGGTGATGATCTACTTCGTCGCCTTCATTGTGGTCCATGTCTTCCTGGTACTGGCGACGGGGGCGCTGCGCAACCTGAACCATATGTACGGCCCCAGCGACGACGCCGGCTGGTTCGGATTCTGGGTCTTCGTCGCCTCGGTGGCAGTCATGGTGGCAGCCTGGTTCCTGGCCCGGCCCATCTTCCTTCGCCCGATAGCTTCCCTGATGGGCAAAGTCAGCCGCTGA
- a CDS encoding electron transfer flavoprotein subunit beta/FixA family protein, which translates to MKIIVLVKHVPDAQFDRHLNGEGYTTDRDESILSELDEYALEAGLQLAEARGGSKAGNQVIALSMGPAGAVNAVKKSLQMGATEGFHLTDDALAGSDAAATSLALAAAIRHIGTGAPVDLVLTGMASTDGETSLVPAQLAERLGLPQVTFASSLELDGGRLTARRDADTYSETVEASLPAVVSVTDQINEPRYPNFKGIIAAKRKSITTLSLADVGVDPSQVGRAGSWTTVTSAEERPPRTAGTIITDEGDAGIKLVDFLAAQKLL; encoded by the coding sequence TTGAAGATCATCGTCCTGGTCAAGCATGTACCGGACGCGCAGTTCGACCGTCACCTCAACGGAGAGGGCTACACCACGGACCGCGACGAAAGCATCCTCTCGGAGCTGGACGAATACGCGCTGGAGGCCGGATTACAGCTGGCCGAAGCCCGCGGCGGCAGCAAGGCAGGCAACCAGGTCATCGCCCTGAGCATGGGACCTGCCGGCGCCGTGAACGCCGTGAAAAAGTCCCTGCAGATGGGCGCCACCGAGGGTTTCCACCTCACGGACGATGCCCTCGCCGGCTCGGACGCTGCCGCCACGTCATTGGCCCTCGCGGCGGCCATCCGCCACATCGGCACCGGCGCCCCAGTGGACCTCGTCCTCACCGGCATGGCCTCCACCGATGGCGAAACCTCGCTTGTGCCGGCGCAACTGGCAGAGCGGCTCGGCCTTCCGCAGGTGACATTCGCTTCCTCTTTGGAGCTCGACGGCGGACGGCTCACCGCGCGCCGGGACGCCGACACCTACTCGGAGACTGTGGAAGCTTCGCTGCCGGCAGTGGTTTCCGTTACTGACCAGATCAATGAGCCGCGCTACCCCAACTTCAAAGGCATCATCGCCGCCAAGCGCAAGAGCATCACCACCCTCTCCCTGGCGGATGTAGGGGTTGATCCCTCGCAGGTGGGCCGGGCGGGGTCCTGGACCACAGTGACGTCGGCCGAGGAACGTCCGCCGCGCACGGCTGGCACCATCATCACCGACGAAGGCGACGCCGGTATCAAGCTGGTGGACTTCCTGGCCGCCCAGAAGCTGCTCTAA